In Theileria annulata chromosome 3, complete sequence, *** SEQUENCING IN PROGRESS ***, the sequence TATTTGGAAAGGGAACGgagttaattttttacaatttcaAAGATAATTCAGACCAAacctttaaattattggatTTACTATCTGTTGTGGACCTTGGAACTGAACAAAATCATAATTATAACATCCAATCACTATCAGTTTTTTCTAACCCATTCAAAGGTAGTAAAGGCAATAACAAAGTTGAGAATAAGTCTCAATTTTTAACGAAAGGGAGTAAATTCGAGGATGGAAGAGATGTGTATCTGGTTACCCTGTATTTAGGAAATGGATTTATAGTCTTACTAAAGTATGATTGTGAGTTAAAGCTGTATTTTTACCACAAACTGCCCCTGAATGAGGAAGATTCAGATGTAAACGTATCCCTGTACACATTTGACGTAAATGATTTATACACTTTATATCTTAGAAAGGGTGAACTTCACTTACTAAGTTGGTCCAAGGACAAAAATGTAAAGTTATGTAACAATGTTCAAAAGTTTAGATTGTGCAACTCAACACCAAATGACAAGTTGCTATTGGTGATGGAAAACTGTATATGCACAGTTACAGTTGATGAGCTTTTCATATCAAATGCACTCTACAGCAGTTTAGATACTGTATTGGACAGTGCAAGCATGGAGAATAGGCTGGAAGTATCGTGTTCCGGTTTGAAGTACATTCTGGATtcaaacaatttattattcctGCTCTATGAGAATGAACTGATGTACACGTTCCTGAATAAGTTAAGTTTGTACAAGTTTACACAGGTGCAAGATGTCGTTTTTTTCAACTTCCAAGCTGTTAATGACATTAACTTGATCCTCACTATTGattcatcattttcaatttcGATTTACGATTATGATACAGTTAGCACTCTTTTCTCACTAAATAGCTCACAACTACAAGATATTGTGAAAAGTGAAAGATCGAAAGATCAAGTTGATTCTACAGAGACCAATGAAGAGAGTGAATTGGACTTGAAATACAACTTTTGTGTATTAAATGGTGATTTAAATTTGCTGCTGTTTGATAATTACAAATTGGTATATAGCCTCAAGTTGTTATTTCAAGAAGATAAATTCGTTTCTGAATACTCTGTTGATTCTACAGGGAAAGTATCTGAATCGCCAGATAAAAAGCCGAATGAACAGACTCAGAAAGAGAAGGAAAAGGAAACTGAAAAGGCTAAGAGAAAAATGAATGATGAGAAGGAAGAGGCTAGGTATAAGAAGTTAAAGAGTATTTCTAGAAGAAAACAGTTTTTAGACTTGGAATCGATGGAAGATGACGATCCTTTAGCCACATCTCACACAGCAACGACAACTCTTAATGATGACTCACTTGAAAGTACATCACAGCTTTCGTACAGAGGTTCCCAGGACAAGGAAACTGCTACTACAGGCACTGAAACAGGTGAACCAGGTGCAGAAGAAGAGTACGATATAGAGAATTACGGCTCCTATAACGTTTACAACAACGGAGATAACTTGGTATACTTAATAAACGAGATTAAGAAATTGAAGAGAAAAGTAAAACAGCTGGAATACCTAGCTTTGCCCAAAGAACCAAAAATACTAACATCTGGTCTATGTCCTAAACCAAACGATCAATTTAAACAATGGTATTTTCCCACCCAGTTATTTACTCAGTTGTTTACTGTTGATCATAGTTATATTCTGTAAATCATTTGACGATTGAATCATAGGTGTCTTTTTTGGAATGAATATGGTCATATAAGTAAACAGAATAATTTAGAGAATAACAATTTACAAATTCACCTTTTCTCTGGTACAACATCTAATATCATAATTGTTTACTAACTTTGAATAGGACCACTGAGTGGATACATTAAAAAGGTTGACCGTTACAGCTGTCAGATGGCATCACTATGTAGGTGAATACAGTTAAATTACTTTTGTAGATTTAGACGGTCTCGTATGTGGTACTAATATCTACTCCACTTCCCAAGCTGGAGAAACAGCTGACTATAATTCAGAGCCTGATAAAGAGACGAGTAAGAGCCAGAGCAAGGTTGGTGtggtatattattacaatttatataataataatgaaaattggGACCGGAGGTTCCCCTGTGAAGAGATAAAGGCGGTTTCGATTTCTTCCAACTACATTTCCGTCGTAACTAATTTGAACATTCTATATCTGCTGACGCGAAATAATATGCTTTTGAGTGTTTCAAAGCTTAA encodes:
- a CDS encoding uncharacterized protein (note;~Tap-140g05.q1c.C.cand.7 - score = 68.68), producing the protein MFTPFKCNSCRFIVFGKGTELIFYNFKDNSDQTFKLLDLLSVVDLGTEQNHNYNIQSLSVFSNPFKGSKGNNKVENKSQFLTKGSKFEDGRDVYLVTLYLGNGFIVLLKYDCELKLYFYHKLPLNEEDSDVNVSLYTFDVNDLYTLYLRKGELHLLSWSKDKNVKLCNNVQKFRLCNSTPNDKLLLVMENCICTVTVDELFISNALYSSLDTVLDSASMENRLEVSCSGLKYILDSNNLLFLLYENELMYTFLNKLSLYKFTQVQDVVFFNFQAVNDINLILTIDSSFSISIYDYDTVSTLFSLNSSQLQDIVKSERSKDQVDSTETNEESELDLKYNFCVLNGDLNLLLFDNYKLVYSLKLLFQEDKFVSEYSVDSTGKVSESPDKKPNEQTQKEKEKETEKAKRKMNDEKEEARYKKLKSISRRKQFLDLESMEDDDPLATSHTATTTLNDDSLESTSQLSYRGSQDKETATTGTETGEPGAEEEYDIENYGSYNVYNNGDNLVYLINEIKKLKRKVKQLEYLALPKEPKILTSGLCPKPNDQFKQWYFPTQLFTQLFTVDHRPLSGYIKKVDRYSCQMASLYLDGLVCGTNIYSTSQAGETADYNSEPDKETSKSQSKVGVVYYYNLYNNNENWDRRFPCEEIKAVSISSNYISVVTNLNILYLLTRNNMLLSVSKLKGSIVSLLTNKNMLVVVTQIITNTQNTVYNVNVLWINGIKGLTHNNTLKIITLYNDLLILSNNTYIKHLGLSNEYVLWYMDSKYKLWLLANNIKNVNNNDVLEWIPTVNVNSNYYPLYINNFNVSFNKTHLFTRLSALLLYINIITIQFIVLMNGERYPNCSKNISFFGYTLHNMSLTLNNETNTIINTHKGASTLRTEGASIGIDSSIFINTKLQVPESILENNIDIYDELRYIQNININQLQYIVNIIQLYNYWYISSDPTSAGDNKNEINKYLSSINIFEKNHDKILLRILAKIQTTNKLYKNSDIIQMLKIPKCLEVAKTIVNNDRYK